A DNA window from Sulfitobacter noctilucicola contains the following coding sequences:
- the tsaB gene encoding tRNA (adenosine(37)-N6)-threonylcarbamoyltransferase complex dimerization subunit type 1 TsaB, producing the protein MSLLSETALLAFDTSAAHCAAAVYEGDALRQAVVEPMAKGQAERILVLCQEVLAASDLAFTDLTALAVGIGPGNFTGIRISVSAARGLALGLGIPAVPVSAFEMLRDTSGLGAHAAEVVIVEAPRGAAYAQCFHYGRPSGAPEMIDPAAPPDHLRQTNLMVTGHRAEEIAGALGGTANTAEISTPAEQLARVAHWKLENGHDTDTRPAPLYVRAPDAAPARDAAPLILT; encoded by the coding sequence GTGAGCCTCCTTTCCGAAACCGCCTTATTGGCCTTCGACACTTCAGCCGCGCATTGCGCGGCTGCTGTGTATGAAGGGGATGCGTTGCGTCAGGCCGTTGTCGAGCCGATGGCAAAAGGTCAGGCCGAGCGTATTCTGGTGCTGTGTCAGGAAGTCCTGGCAGCTTCAGATCTCGCATTTACGGACCTGACCGCACTTGCGGTTGGCATCGGGCCAGGAAACTTCACAGGTATCCGCATTTCCGTCTCGGCCGCACGCGGGCTGGCTTTGGGTCTTGGTATTCCGGCAGTCCCTGTCTCCGCATTCGAAATGTTGCGAGATACATCCGGTCTGGGCGCACATGCGGCGGAAGTCGTTATCGTGGAAGCGCCGCGCGGCGCGGCCTATGCTCAGTGCTTCCACTACGGACGCCCGTCAGGTGCGCCAGAAATGATTGATCCTGCAGCACCGCCCGACCATCTGCGGCAGACGAACCTGATGGTAACAGGCCACCGCGCAGAAGAAATTGCCGGAGCTTTAGGTGGCACCGCGAATACCGCAGAGATTTCCACTCCTGCCGAGCAGCTGGCACGCGTCGCACATTGGAAGCTGGAAAACGGTCATGACACCGATACGCGGCCTGCCCCGCTCTATGTCCGCGCGCCGGATGCCGCCCCTGCCCGCGACGCGGCACCACTGATACTCACGTGA
- a CDS encoding SDR family oxidoreductase, producing MKRIVITGASSGVGRATAELFLQEGWHVGLIARRADILNEMAAEHENAVALPADVTDATALEQAFTEFGPLDVLFNNAGMFGPSAPIDEIAIADWEQVMMVNLHGMFLAARLAFAAMRKNAGGRIINNGSISAHTPRPGSVCYTTTKHAITGMTKSLSLDGRPFDIACGQIDIGNAETEMVAGLKKISPETHTMDVAHAANAVLHMATLPPEANVQFMTVMATKMPFIGRG from the coding sequence GTGAAACGCATTGTGATTACCGGTGCCAGTTCCGGCGTTGGCCGCGCCACAGCAGAGCTGTTTTTGCAGGAGGGCTGGCACGTAGGGCTGATCGCCCGCCGCGCTGATATCTTGAACGAGATGGCAGCAGAGCACGAGAATGCGGTCGCCTTGCCTGCGGATGTTACGGATGCAACCGCGTTGGAGCAGGCTTTCACGGAATTCGGCCCACTGGACGTTCTTTTTAACAATGCGGGGATGTTCGGCCCAAGCGCCCCGATTGACGAGATTGCTATCGCAGACTGGGAACAGGTGATGATGGTCAACCTGCATGGCATGTTTCTGGCCGCACGACTGGCGTTTGCCGCAATGCGCAAGAACGCGGGCGGTCGGATCATCAACAACGGTTCGATCTCTGCCCACACCCCGCGGCCCGGGTCGGTCTGCTATACGACGACGAAACACGCAATCACCGGCATGACCAAATCGCTGTCACTGGACGGCAGGCCCTTCGACATCGCTTGTGGCCAGATCGACATCGGCAATGCAGAAACAGAGATGGTGGCGGGACTGAAAAAGATAAGCCCCGAGACACATACGATGGATGTGGCCCATGCGGCAAATGCCGTGCTTCACATGGCGACGCTACCACCCGAAGCGAACGTTCAGTTCATGACTGTGATGGCGACCAAGATGCCGTTCATCGGGCGCGGCTAG
- a CDS encoding sulfite exporter TauE/SafE family protein, translating into MQIYLPIAEVSVNAFLLLGLGGLVGILSGMFGVGGGFLMTPLLFFIGIPPAVAVATEANQIVASSFSGVLAHFKRKTVDLRMGTVLLIGGLIGAALGVLVFNYLKAQGQVDLLVKLCYVVFLGVIGGLMFIESLNAIRNTKKGKPAPRKKHNWIHGLPFKMRFRVSGLYISVIPPLIVGVAVGILAAIMGVGGGFIMVPAMIYLLGMPTKVVVGTSLFQIIFVTAFTTMLHATTNFTVDIVLAVLLLVGGVIGAQIGTRIGVKMKAEQLRILLALMVLAVCGKLAMDLLLQPTELYSLGVAGH; encoded by the coding sequence ATGCAGATATACCTTCCTATCGCCGAAGTATCGGTTAACGCCTTCCTTCTTTTGGGGCTGGGTGGGTTGGTTGGCATATTGTCCGGGATGTTCGGGGTCGGCGGCGGCTTCCTGATGACACCTCTCTTGTTCTTTATCGGTATCCCGCCCGCCGTGGCCGTGGCAACCGAAGCGAACCAGATCGTCGCGTCTTCATTCTCAGGCGTCCTTGCCCATTTCAAACGAAAGACGGTGGATCTCAGGATGGGCACCGTCCTGCTGATAGGGGGCTTGATCGGTGCCGCCTTGGGCGTGCTGGTGTTCAACTACCTCAAGGCGCAGGGTCAGGTCGATCTGCTGGTCAAGCTTTGTTATGTGGTCTTTCTGGGCGTGATCGGCGGCCTGATGTTCATTGAATCGCTCAATGCAATCCGCAATACCAAAAAGGGCAAACCCGCCCCGCGCAAGAAACACAACTGGATCCACGGCCTGCCCTTCAAGATGCGGTTCCGCGTCTCTGGGCTTTATATCTCGGTCATTCCACCGCTCATCGTTGGTGTGGCGGTGGGTATTCTGGCCGCGATCATGGGTGTTGGTGGCGGCTTCATCATGGTGCCCGCGATGATCTATCTCCTCGGTATGCCCACCAAGGTCGTGGTCGGGACATCCCTGTTTCAGATTATTTTCGTGACCGCATTCACAACGATGCTTCACGCTACCACCAACTTTACGGTCGATATTGTACTGGCGGTTCTGCTGTTGGTTGGCGGTGTCATCGGCGCACAGATCGGCACGCGCATCGGCGTCAAGATGAAGGCCGAGCAATTGCGCATCCTGCTGGCCCTGATGGTGCTGGCGGTCTGTGGTAAACTGGCGATGGACCTGCTGTTGCAACCGACCGAGCTTTACTCCCTTGGCGTGGCGGGTCACTGA
- a CDS encoding GNAT family N-acetyltransferase produces the protein MTDEHSFALARTVAGESELLTLAVDPDHQRCGLGRKLTRAWLTAARAQADVAFLEVAADNAGAHALYTAEGFAEVGRRKGYYMRKNAAPADAIVMRRDLTLGHHGVLHPPT, from the coding sequence TTGACAGACGAACACAGTTTCGCCCTCGCGCGTACCGTCGCCGGAGAGAGCGAGCTTCTGACCCTTGCCGTGGATCCGGACCATCAGCGCTGCGGGTTGGGACGCAAACTTACGCGGGCTTGGCTAACAGCTGCGCGGGCGCAGGCTGACGTGGCATTTCTCGAAGTTGCTGCTGACAATGCCGGTGCACATGCACTCTATACCGCCGAAGGGTTTGCCGAAGTCGGGCGCCGCAAGGGCTATTACATGCGCAAGAACGCGGCACCTGCGGACGCGATCGTCATGCGACGCGACTTAACCCTTGGTCATCATGGTGTTTTACACCCTCCCACTTGA
- a CDS encoding BMP family lipoprotein, with protein sequence MTLMTKFLGAAAAVALSAGAALAEPALIFDLGGKFDKSFNEAAHNGAQRWQEETGLNYREIELQSEAQREQALRRFAEAGSNPIITMGFAMADPLSSVAADYPDTNFVAIDVTWLENPNIRQIGFAEHEGSYLVGMLAAMASKSGTVGFIGGMDIPLIRHFGCGYAQGAKAVNADATVIANMTGTTPAAWNDPVKGSELTKAQISQGADVVYAAAGGTGVGVLQTAADENILSIGVDSNQNHLHPGKVLTSMLKRVDVAVYDALAAGDDLETGVFTLGLAEEGVGYALDDNNGPLITDEMKAAVDEARQKIIDGEIEVTSYYANDSCPALDF encoded by the coding sequence ATGACCCTTATGACAAAATTTCTGGGCGCTGCCGCCGCCGTCGCGCTAAGCGCCGGTGCTGCACTGGCAGAGCCTGCTCTGATTTTTGACCTTGGCGGCAAGTTCGACAAATCCTTCAACGAAGCAGCTCACAACGGTGCGCAGCGCTGGCAGGAAGAAACCGGCCTGAACTACCGCGAGATCGAGCTTCAGTCAGAAGCACAGCGCGAGCAGGCCCTGCGCCGTTTTGCCGAAGCAGGTTCAAACCCGATCATCACAATGGGTTTCGCGATGGCAGACCCGCTGTCCTCCGTTGCGGCTGATTACCCCGACACCAACTTTGTCGCCATCGACGTGACATGGTTGGAAAACCCGAACATCCGCCAGATCGGCTTTGCCGAGCATGAAGGCTCCTACCTTGTTGGTATGCTTGCAGCGATGGCTTCCAAGAGCGGCACAGTCGGCTTTATCGGTGGCATGGACATCCCGCTGATCCGCCACTTCGGTTGCGGCTATGCGCAGGGTGCTAAAGCTGTAAATGCCGATGCGACCGTGATTGCAAACATGACAGGTACGACACCTGCCGCATGGAATGACCCGGTAAAAGGGTCCGAGCTGACAAAAGCGCAGATTTCACAAGGTGCTGACGTTGTTTATGCTGCTGCCGGTGGCACAGGCGTCGGTGTGCTGCAAACTGCTGCGGACGAAAACATACTCTCTATTGGTGTGGACAGCAACCAGAACCACCTGCACCCGGGCAAGGTTCTGACCTCCATGCTCAAGCGTGTTGATGTTGCCGTTTATGACGCACTGGCCGCAGGTGATGACCTTGAAACAGGTGTCTTCACTCTTGGTCTGGCCGAAGAAGGTGTTGGCTATGCGCTGGATGACAACAATGGCCCGCTGATCACAGACGAGATGAAAGCAGCTGTAGATGAGGCCCGTCAGAAGATCATCGACGGCGAAATCGAAGTGACCAGCTACTATGCGAACGATAGCTGCCCCGCACTGGACTTCTAA
- a CDS encoding ABC transporter permease: MDVMPKWAEVILVPLISLLLAAIISALVILAIGEDPIAAVKLMITGALGSTYGWGYTLYYATNFMFTGLAVAIAFHARLFNIGGEGQAMLGGLGVALACLYIPWPHWSLALVGATAMAALFGAIWAAIPAWLQAKRGSHIVITTIMFNFIAAALLNYVLVNLLRPKGQMDPATARFPEATQLPTLHDLLAPLGIEFSKAAPANVSLLVAAAACVGLWVLIWRTRLGYEIRAYGHSESAAKYAGISPVKITMVAMIISGALAGMMAINNVMGEAERLVLNSTEGAGFIGIAVALMGRSHPLGVFIAAILFGFLYQGGAELALWTSIPRELIVVIQALVILFTGALDNMVRMPLEKMFLAVRRARAPKPERKPVEPAE; encoded by the coding sequence ATGGATGTAATGCCCAAGTGGGCCGAGGTGATCCTCGTGCCACTCATCTCCCTGTTGCTCGCTGCGATCATTTCCGCCCTCGTCATTCTTGCCATCGGCGAAGACCCTATCGCTGCGGTCAAGCTGATGATCACCGGTGCGCTGGGGTCGACTTACGGCTGGGGATATACGCTCTATTACGCCACGAACTTCATGTTCACCGGACTGGCTGTCGCGATTGCCTTTCACGCGCGGCTGTTCAACATCGGCGGTGAAGGACAGGCAATGCTGGGTGGATTGGGTGTTGCCCTCGCCTGCCTCTACATACCCTGGCCCCATTGGTCGCTTGCGCTGGTTGGTGCCACTGCGATGGCCGCCCTGTTTGGTGCAATCTGGGCCGCGATACCTGCGTGGTTACAAGCCAAACGCGGCAGCCATATCGTTATCACCACGATCATGTTCAACTTTATTGCCGCGGCTTTGCTGAATTACGTTCTGGTTAACCTTCTGCGCCCCAAGGGCCAGATGGATCCGGCCACAGCCCGCTTCCCCGAAGCGACGCAACTACCGACGTTGCACGATCTGTTGGCCCCGCTTGGCATCGAATTTTCCAAAGCGGCACCTGCAAACGTATCCCTTCTGGTCGCGGCTGCTGCCTGTGTCGGGCTTTGGGTGCTGATTTGGCGCACCCGTCTGGGCTATGAAATCCGCGCCTATGGTCATTCGGAATCAGCGGCAAAATACGCTGGCATCTCTCCGGTCAAGATCACCATGGTCGCCATGATCATCTCGGGTGCATTGGCGGGCATGATGGCCATCAACAACGTAATGGGAGAGGCGGAGCGGCTGGTTCTGAACTCTACCGAAGGTGCCGGTTTCATCGGTATCGCTGTTGCACTGATGGGCCGGTCACACCCCTTGGGTGTCTTTATCGCGGCAATCCTGTTCGGATTTTTGTATCAAGGCGGCGCTGAACTGGCGCTTTGGACATCTATCCCCCGCGAGCTCATAGTGGTCATTCAAGCCTTGGTCATTCTGTTCACGGGTGCGCTCGACAATATGGTGCGCATGCCGCTTGAGAAAATGTTTCTGGCTGTGCGCCGTGCGCGTGCCCCAAAGCCTGAGCGCAAGCCGGTGGAGCCTGCTGAATAA
- a CDS encoding NifU family protein encodes MFIQTESTPNPATLKFLPGQSVLEMGTADFPTPDAAGGSPLAQRLFGVNGVTGVFFGTDFVTVTKDDAIEWDHIKPSLLGAIMEHYQSGAPVMGADHQASSGHADHDGEDGEIVGQIKELLDSRVRPAVAQDGGDITFHGFDRGVVYLHMQGACAGCPSSTLTLKMGIENLLRHYIPEVTEVRPVA; translated from the coding sequence ATGTTTATCCAGACAGAATCCACGCCGAACCCCGCAACGCTCAAGTTCCTGCCCGGCCAGTCCGTGCTGGAGATGGGTACAGCGGATTTCCCGACACCTGACGCTGCGGGCGGCTCGCCCCTTGCCCAGCGTCTATTTGGGGTCAATGGTGTGACAGGCGTGTTCTTTGGCACGGATTTTGTGACCGTTACCAAAGATGACGCGATCGAGTGGGACCATATCAAACCCTCGCTTCTTGGCGCGATCATGGAGCATTACCAGTCCGGTGCGCCGGTGATGGGTGCCGATCATCAGGCGTCTTCGGGTCATGCGGATCACGACGGCGAAGATGGAGAGATTGTAGGCCAGATCAAAGAACTGCTCGACAGCCGTGTCCGCCCCGCTGTTGCTCAGGATGGTGGTGACATTACGTTCCACGGCTTCGACCGTGGTGTAGTATACCTGCACATGCAGGGTGCCTGCGCCGGTTGTCCTTCGTCCACCCTCACGCTGAAGATGGGGATCGAGAACCTGTTGCGGCACTACATTCCGGAAGTCACCGAAGTGCGCCCCGTCGCCTGA
- a CDS encoding TIGR02186 family protein, whose amino-acid sequence MRALALSILLLVASPVFAEEVVLGLSKDQVSINTSFDGSEILIFGAVKREKPIPDTPRLQVIVTVAGPSETVTVRRKEKRFGIWVNTDAVDVDSAPSFYAVSSSTLLGLSISETEDQRHKVSIPRAIRSVGAPMNITNSATFSEALIRIKKRSDQYQLNEGTVSVDEQTLFRTAIKLPSALTEGDYQTRIFLTRGGEVVSKHDTSIYVRKVGMERWLFNLSRENAFLYGLMSLAIAIAAGWGASAVFSAFRR is encoded by the coding sequence ATGCGCGCGCTGGCCCTCTCAATCCTTTTGCTCGTTGCATCGCCTGTGTTTGCAGAAGAGGTCGTCCTTGGGCTGAGCAAGGATCAGGTGTCGATCAATACCAGTTTTGACGGGTCCGAAATCTTGATTTTCGGTGCTGTCAAACGCGAGAAACCTATCCCCGACACGCCCCGCTTGCAGGTGATCGTTACCGTCGCGGGACCGTCGGAAACCGTTACTGTCCGGCGCAAGGAAAAGCGGTTCGGCATCTGGGTGAACACTGATGCTGTCGATGTCGATAGCGCGCCCAGCTTCTATGCTGTCTCAAGCAGTACCCTTTTGGGTCTTTCGATCTCGGAGACCGAGGACCAGCGTCACAAAGTCTCCATCCCTCGCGCAATCCGGTCGGTCGGTGCGCCGATGAATATCACCAACAGCGCCACCTTCTCCGAAGCACTGATCCGCATCAAGAAGCGGTCAGACCAGTACCAACTGAACGAAGGTACCGTGAGCGTTGACGAGCAGACTCTTTTCCGCACCGCGATCAAACTGCCGTCCGCCTTGACTGAAGGCGACTATCAGACCCGCATCTTTCTGACACGCGGCGGCGAGGTCGTATCGAAGCACGATACGAGCATCTATGTCCGCAAAGTCGGGATGGAGCGCTGGCTGTTCAACCTCTCTCGAGAGAATGCATTCCTTTATGGTCTGATGTCGCTCGCCATCGCCATTGCCGCAGGCTGGGGCGCATCGGCCGTTTTCTCCGCCTTCCGCCGCTAA
- a CDS encoding ABC transporter permease, with protein sequence MDYLTLIQLLDSTVRLATPLLLACLAGLFSERAGIFDIGLEGKMLAAAFFSAAIAALSGSVWLGLLAGIGASLALSALHGLASITFRGNQLISGVAINFLAAGMTVLIAQGWFKQGGRTPSLMGGARFEGITLPGAEAIADVPFIGPLYAELISGHSILVYMALAAVPLSWWILYRTRFGLRLRAVGENPASVDTAGISVVGLRYAAVGICGILCGIAGAYLSTALQAGFVKDMSAGRGFIALAALIFAKWRPWHALWATLLFGLFGALETRPDVIEAVIGMKVQGQLLGALPYLMTVIILAGFVGKAIPPRAGGEPYVKER encoded by the coding sequence ATGGATTATCTCACGCTCATCCAACTTCTCGATTCTACCGTGCGCCTTGCCACGCCGTTACTGCTGGCATGTCTTGCCGGTCTGTTCAGCGAACGTGCGGGTATTTTTGACATCGGGCTTGAGGGCAAGATGCTGGCCGCCGCGTTCTTTTCCGCAGCCATCGCAGCGCTCAGCGGCTCTGTCTGGCTGGGTCTTCTTGCAGGTATCGGCGCGTCACTGGCGCTCTCTGCCTTGCACGGCCTCGCCTCTATCACGTTTCGCGGCAACCAGCTGATCTCGGGTGTGGCGATCAACTTCCTTGCGGCCGGTATGACCGTTCTAATCGCGCAAGGCTGGTTCAAACAAGGCGGGCGCACGCCGTCGCTGATGGGGGGTGCCCGCTTTGAAGGGATCACCCTGCCCGGCGCAGAGGCGATCGCCGACGTGCCTTTCATTGGCCCGCTTTACGCCGAACTGATCTCAGGGCACTCGATACTGGTCTATATGGCGCTTGCTGCCGTACCTCTCAGCTGGTGGATCTTGTATCGTACCCGCTTTGGCCTGCGCCTGCGTGCGGTCGGTGAAAACCCCGCATCTGTAGATACTGCCGGCATTTCGGTCGTTGGTCTACGTTATGCGGCGGTGGGCATCTGCGGCATCCTGTGCGGGATTGCCGGCGCGTATCTCAGCACCGCGCTTCAGGCCGGTTTTGTAAAAGACATGTCCGCCGGTCGTGGCTTCATTGCACTTGCGGCACTGATTTTTGCCAAATGGAGACCATGGCACGCGCTGTGGGCCACCCTGCTCTTTGGTCTGTTCGGCGCGCTTGAAACCCGCCCTGACGTGATCGAAGCGGTGATTGGCATGAAGGTTCAGGGCCAGTTGCTGGGCGCGCTGCCCTATTTGATGACAGTGATTATCCTTGCCGGATTTGTAGGCAAGGCCATCCCGCCCCGCGCCGGTGGCGAGCCATATGTGAAGGAACGTTAA
- a CDS encoding ABC transporter ATP-binding protein — protein MTQETTLERQATAAPDVPAIELKGISKAFGPVQANKDISIRVMPGTIHGIIGENGAGKSTLMSILYGFYKADKGEIWINGSKKEIPDSQAAIAAGIGMVFQHFKLVENFTVLENIILGAEDGRLLKPSLAKARRTLLELAEDYGLNVEPDALVQDIGVGMQQRVEILKALYRQADILILDEPTGVLTPAEADQLFRILGRLRSEGKTIILITHKLREIMEITDTVSVMRRGEMTATVRTQDTSPQELAELMVGRKVLLRVDKKPATPGDVVLDIKNLKVVDEKGVERLRGIDLQVRAGEVLGIAGVAGNGQSELLEVLGGYADGTGEVRLNGQSLDLTGRHSDGQSRRARGIAHVPEDRQREGLIMDYQAWENTAFGYHHDPEYRAGVLMNNAAIRNDTAEKMERFDVRPPNPKLAAKNFSGGNQQKIVLAREIERNPDLLLVGQPTRGVDIGAIEFIHQQIVALRDQGKAILLVSVELEEILALSDRIAVMFDGRVMGERLPEDTDEKELGLLMAGITDTNAPHSVAEVEANLAHAGGDPHKEV, from the coding sequence GTGACGCAGGAAACAACATTGGAGCGGCAGGCAACTGCCGCTCCTGACGTGCCAGCAATCGAGCTGAAGGGCATATCCAAGGCCTTCGGACCCGTACAGGCCAACAAAGACATCTCAATCCGCGTCATGCCCGGTACGATCCATGGGATCATCGGAGAGAACGGCGCGGGCAAATCGACACTCATGTCGATCCTTTACGGTTTCTACAAAGCCGACAAAGGCGAGATCTGGATCAACGGATCAAAGAAAGAAATACCTGACAGTCAGGCGGCGATTGCTGCGGGCATCGGTATGGTGTTCCAGCACTTCAAACTGGTTGAGAATTTTACGGTCCTGGAGAACATCATTCTGGGTGCCGAAGACGGGCGGTTGCTGAAACCGTCACTGGCCAAAGCGCGGCGTACCTTGCTGGAACTGGCCGAAGATTACGGGCTGAACGTTGAGCCTGACGCCTTGGTGCAGGACATTGGCGTCGGCATGCAACAGCGCGTCGAGATTCTAAAGGCCCTCTACCGTCAGGCGGATATCCTCATTCTGGACGAACCGACAGGCGTTCTGACACCGGCTGAAGCGGACCAGTTGTTCCGCATTCTGGGCCGTCTGCGCTCCGAGGGTAAAACCATCATCCTGATCACCCACAAGCTGCGCGAGATCATGGAAATCACCGATACGGTCAGCGTGATGCGCCGTGGCGAAATGACCGCAACGGTGCGGACACAAGACACATCACCACAGGAACTGGCCGAGCTGATGGTCGGGCGCAAGGTTCTGCTGCGTGTCGACAAAAAGCCCGCCACTCCGGGGGACGTGGTGCTCGACATCAAAAACCTAAAGGTCGTTGACGAAAAAGGCGTTGAGCGTTTGCGCGGGATTGATCTGCAAGTGCGTGCGGGCGAAGTGCTGGGCATTGCCGGTGTTGCGGGCAACGGCCAGTCAGAGCTGCTTGAGGTGCTGGGCGGTTATGCGGACGGCACCGGCGAAGTACGCCTCAACGGGCAATCGCTTGATTTGACAGGTCGCCACTCGGATGGCCAATCACGGCGTGCACGCGGCATCGCACACGTTCCCGAGGACCGTCAACGTGAAGGCCTGATCATGGACTATCAGGCTTGGGAAAACACCGCCTTCGGCTACCACCACGATCCTGAATATCGCGCCGGTGTTCTCATGAACAACGCGGCAATCCGCAATGATACGGCAGAAAAGATGGAGCGCTTTGACGTGCGCCCACCAAATCCCAAGCTGGCCGCCAAGAACTTTTCTGGCGGTAACCAGCAAAAGATCGTTCTGGCCCGCGAGATTGAACGCAACCCCGACCTGTTGCTTGTAGGGCAGCCAACGCGCGGCGTTGATATTGGCGCAATTGAGTTTATTCACCAGCAGATCGTTGCTTTGCGCGATCAGGGCAAGGCCATCCTTCTGGTCTCGGTCGAGCTGGAAGAAATCCTGGCGCTGAGCGACCGGATTGCAGTCATGTTTGACGGTCGTGTAATGGGTGAACGCCTGCCGGAAGACACGGACGAAAAAGAACTGGGTCTTCTGATGGCCGGTATCACCGATACAAACGCGCCCCATTCAGTGGCCGAGGTCGAAGCCAACCTGGCGCACGCCGGCGGCGACCCGCACAAGGAGGTGTGA
- a CDS encoding ATP-dependent DNA helicase, whose translation MTTALTYSDDQAAAYDGVADMLRSAGIDLSDSLLMPPAGGADQVMAVTGKAGSGKTLLLAELYKALEAAGVAIVSGDYESRKKGDKRTLAILAPTNKAASVLRLRGVPATTIHRILYTPVYDPEYERIAEWLAGSGERPVDVEGLTEIALDRAAAFYAGNKSIPGALAAAGLRGSDFITGWKRREEPLDIGFVDESSMLDDKQFEDLKEIFPTLLLFGDPAQLAPVNQSGTMVFEKLPEKRVMNLNRIFRQDAGNPILDLAHALADPDLGFEQFERMVEEAAQKDDRVVWGQRVEVDLMARSPVLVWRNATRIRLINAFRSVHGAPEDALLAGEPLICDGIELPLKHRKKRLDLEARGLIKGAQVIFLGEGRKPGFSRLHVMGAEDPQVSAASIVKIEKPDEEEPFIPFAARMGATFLHGAAVTIHKAQGSQWETVQVFAPDLYAAARMGRMEAGQPLWKRLAYVAITRAQERLVWVVRNRLSKPTGPLVVDDLRAAPAAPLTLDAQTEDML comes from the coding sequence ATGACCACCGCACTTACGTATTCTGACGATCAGGCCGCCGCCTATGACGGTGTGGCAGACATGCTGCGCAGTGCAGGGATTGACCTGTCCGACAGTCTTCTGATGCCGCCAGCGGGTGGGGCGGATCAGGTGATGGCTGTGACGGGCAAGGCGGGGTCGGGCAAAACCCTTTTGCTTGCAGAACTTTATAAGGCGCTTGAGGCGGCTGGCGTTGCCATCGTCTCGGGCGATTATGAAAGCCGCAAGAAGGGTGACAAGCGCACGCTGGCCATTCTGGCCCCCACAAACAAAGCGGCATCGGTTCTGCGTCTGCGCGGCGTGCCTGCTACGACCATTCACCGTATCCTCTATACGCCTGTCTACGATCCCGAATATGAACGGATTGCGGAATGGCTGGCTGGCAGCGGCGAACGGCCCGTTGATGTAGAAGGGTTGACCGAGATTGCCCTTGATCGGGCAGCGGCCTTTTATGCGGGTAACAAATCCATCCCCGGGGCACTTGCGGCCGCCGGATTGCGCGGGTCCGATTTTATCACCGGATGGAAACGGCGCGAAGAGCCGCTGGACATCGGCTTTGTCGATGAATCCTCGATGTTGGACGACAAGCAATTCGAGGACCTGAAGGAAATCTTTCCGACTCTGTTGTTGTTTGGTGATCCTGCACAGCTGGCCCCTGTGAACCAGTCCGGCACCATGGTTTTCGAAAAACTGCCCGAGAAACGGGTGATGAACCTGAACCGAATTTTTCGTCAGGATGCAGGCAACCCGATCCTTGATCTGGCCCATGCGCTGGCCGACCCCGATTTGGGGTTTGAGCAGTTTGAGCGGATGGTCGAAGAGGCTGCCCAAAAGGATGACCGCGTTGTTTGGGGGCAACGTGTAGAAGTCGATCTGATGGCACGCTCGCCTGTGCTGGTCTGGCGCAATGCCACGCGCATCCGGCTGATTAATGCGTTCCGATCGGTCCACGGTGCCCCGGAAGATGCCCTGCTCGCAGGCGAGCCGCTGATCTGTGACGGAATTGAATTGCCGTTGAAACACCGCAAAAAGAGGCTGGATCTGGAGGCGCGTGGCCTGATTAAAGGCGCGCAGGTCATCTTCTTGGGGGAAGGGCGCAAACCCGGCTTCAGTCGGCTGCATGTGATGGGGGCCGAAGACCCGCAGGTTAGTGCCGCTTCCATAGTGAAGATCGAAAAGCCCGACGAGGAAGAACCTTTCATTCCCTTTGCCGCCCGTATGGGAGCGACATTCTTGCACGGTGCCGCCGTGACGATCCATAAGGCGCAAGGGTCGCAATGGGAGACAGTTCAGGTGTTTGCACCCGATCTATATGCCGCTGCGCGTATGGGCCGGATGGAAGCAGGTCAACCCTTGTGGAAACGCCTTGCATATGTTGCGATCACCCGCGCACAGGAACGATTGGTCTGGGTGGTGCGAAACCGGCTTTCAAAACCGACAGGACCGCTGGTGGTGGACGATCTGCGCGCCGCACCTGCCGCACCGCTTACCCTAGATGCCCAAACGGAGGATATGTTGTGA